In a genomic window of Agarivorans albus:
- a CDS encoding GGDEF domain-containing protein — MTIRLRSITFLLLIFVAIIPVSVLSFTLYKQMYNFVYQSVNSRLAASASQITAELKHSNEILTNGLRLLSEQESVVNGIDDLLYSIHLPDILGNFVLDAPLIESLYLVEADGFVVESYGGNILALEQSNILQQRFTSPFEIKDLESKSKVYLVDNYSLVGKSGQHHSLVHVVPIYSDRAIDRIVVKGYLIAVVPIYKLAEVAANRLDDQESLAVFYREEQLLGNLIGDDAYDVTHASRLIISGRNYQNSVWIKIKVGQRLESLANQVKEAMAPGMASSIIVIGLIIVVVMLFAHLVAKAFGRLYGLIRDFEKGRNAEALNNGKLVIREFADVANLLTEMKGTIGEQLRTVNEKNVELARIDKLRAGYLEEVQNLNSQLEYKVEERTRDLELSMDNLAQSNFFFQQLVQFRRVLEASEGNRQIANDALRILSMCFPNTGLVIHLPQSRGHRMVNDSLSVEVESFEQLSNRVSEKSRQRWDRFSIEFKQQLVNVFGIRCGGGKMGWLLINEPKLSEENSNRILLFITELSAFLENRTLNEELDHVARTDSLTGIKNRQAFDELQFSLETQLDAEVGLFIIDVNGLKQMNDEKGHEKGDQLIISVARVLSDCCEGLTGDFYRIGGDEFAAVLSGEQLASASELNARLAARQNNQVGIDLNSFGGEPLVSFSVGYASTTDVDFSGLYKLADQNMYSNKQRYYAELRQTEL, encoded by the coding sequence ATGACAATAAGACTTCGGTCTATCACATTTTTGTTATTGATCTTCGTAGCCATTATCCCGGTTTCGGTGCTCTCTTTTACCTTATATAAACAGATGTACAATTTTGTTTATCAATCGGTTAATAGCCGTCTGGCGGCTTCTGCAAGCCAGATAACAGCGGAGCTTAAACATAGTAATGAGATTCTCACCAATGGTTTACGTTTGCTTTCTGAGCAAGAGAGTGTAGTAAACGGTATTGACGACCTACTTTATTCGATTCACCTTCCCGATATACTGGGTAACTTTGTGCTCGATGCGCCGCTCATTGAGTCTTTGTACCTGGTAGAAGCCGATGGTTTTGTAGTGGAATCTTATGGCGGTAACATATTGGCACTTGAGCAATCCAATATTCTGCAGCAACGTTTTACCAGTCCCTTCGAAATAAAAGATCTTGAATCAAAAAGTAAGGTCTACTTGGTTGATAACTACTCCTTAGTTGGCAAAAGCGGCCAGCACCATAGTTTGGTGCATGTGGTGCCTATTTACTCAGATCGTGCCATCGACCGTATCGTTGTAAAAGGTTACTTAATAGCGGTAGTGCCGATTTATAAACTAGCGGAAGTTGCTGCCAATCGGCTTGACGACCAAGAGAGCCTCGCAGTGTTCTATCGCGAAGAACAATTGCTTGGGAACCTGATTGGTGATGACGCTTACGATGTTACTCATGCCAGCCGCTTGATTATATCGGGGCGAAATTATCAAAACTCTGTATGGATTAAAATTAAAGTTGGTCAGCGCTTAGAGAGCCTGGCTAATCAAGTTAAAGAAGCAATGGCGCCGGGCATGGCCAGTAGCATTATTGTTATTGGTCTTATTATTGTGGTGGTGATGCTGTTTGCTCATTTAGTGGCAAAAGCATTTGGGCGTTTGTACGGCCTAATTCGAGACTTTGAAAAAGGCCGAAATGCCGAAGCACTGAACAACGGAAAGCTAGTGATTCGAGAGTTTGCCGATGTAGCAAACTTGCTCACCGAAATGAAAGGTACCATTGGAGAGCAGTTAAGAACGGTGAATGAGAAGAATGTTGAGTTAGCACGTATCGACAAACTACGGGCAGGCTACCTAGAAGAAGTTCAAAACTTGAATAGCCAACTTGAGTACAAAGTAGAAGAGCGCACCCGAGACTTAGAACTGTCGATGGATAACCTGGCGCAAAGTAACTTCTTTTTTCAACAGCTTGTGCAATTTAGGCGAGTATTGGAGGCCAGTGAGGGTAACCGACAGATTGCTAATGATGCACTTCGTATATTGTCTATGTGTTTTCCAAATACAGGTTTGGTTATTCACCTACCACAATCGCGTGGTCACCGTATGGTGAACGACAGCTTGTCTGTCGAAGTAGAAAGCTTTGAACAGCTTTCTAATCGTGTGTCAGAGAAATCTCGACAGCGTTGGGACCGATTTAGTATCGAGTTTAAACAACAGTTGGTGAATGTTTTTGGTATTCGCTGCGGTGGCGGAAAAATGGGGTGGCTACTCATTAATGAACCTAAGTTAAGTGAAGAAAACAGTAACCGAATTCTACTGTTTATCACCGAACTCAGTGCATTTTTAGAAAACCGAACGCTAAACGAAGAGTTGGACCATGTTGCCAGAACCGATTCTTTAACCGGTATTAAAAACCGCCAAGCCTTTGATGAATTGCAATTCTCATTAGAAACGCAACTAGATGCCGAAGTTGGCTTATTTATTATTGACGTAAACGGCCTAAAGCAAATGAACGATGAGAAAGGCCATGAGAAAGGTGACCAGCTGATTATTTCTGTGGCGAGAGTGCTATCAGATTGTTGCGAAGGCTTAACGGGAGACTTCTACCGTATTGGTGGTGATGAATTCGCAGCAGTTTTGTCTGGTGAGCAATTAGCATCAGCTAGCGAGCTAAACGCGCGTTTAGCGGCAAGACAAAATAATCAAGTAGGAATAGACCTAAACAGCTTTGGCGGGGAGCCTTTGGTAAGCTTCTCTGTAGGCTACGCGTCAACCACCGACGTAGACTTTAGTGGTTTGTACAAGCTAGCAGATCAGAACATGTATAGTAACAAACAGCGTTATTATGCAGAGCTTCGTCAAACTGAACTTTAG
- the adk gene encoding adenylate kinase: MRIILLGAPGAGKGTQAQFIMERYGIPQISTGDMLRAAVKAGTALGIKAKEVMDAGQLVSDELIIGLVKERILEDDCEKGFLLDGFPRTIPQADAMKEAGINIDAVLEFDVADEEIVKRMSGRRVHPGSGRVYHIVYNPPKVEGKDDVSGEDLVIRPDDEESIVRDRLAIYHEQTKPLVSYYGKEAELGNSKYFKLDGTQSVEAISNQLVELLD, encoded by the coding sequence ATGCGCATTATTCTTTTAGGCGCTCCAGGTGCGGGTAAAGGTACCCAAGCACAATTTATTATGGAGCGTTACGGCATCCCTCAAATCTCTACTGGCGATATGCTTCGCGCCGCTGTAAAAGCTGGCACAGCGTTAGGCATCAAAGCAAAAGAAGTAATGGATGCAGGGCAATTAGTTTCCGATGAGTTGATTATTGGCCTAGTAAAAGAACGTATTCTTGAAGACGATTGCGAAAAAGGCTTTTTGTTAGATGGTTTCCCTCGTACCATCCCTCAAGCTGACGCAATGAAAGAAGCCGGCATTAACATTGATGCGGTATTAGAATTTGACGTAGCCGACGAAGAAATCGTTAAACGCATGAGTGGACGTCGAGTTCACCCAGGCAGCGGCCGTGTTTACCACATTGTTTACAACCCACCTAAGGTTGAAGGTAAAGACGACGTAAGTGGCGAAGACTTAGTTATTCGCCCAGACGACGAAGAAAGCATCGTACGTGACCGACTAGCTATTTACCACGAGCAAACTAAACCATTAGTAAGCTACTACGGTAAAGAAGCTGAGCTAGGCAACAGCAAATACTTCAAACTAGACGGTACTCAGTCTGTTGAAGCAATTAGCAATCAATTAGTTGAATTACTTGATTAA
- the hemH gene encoding ferrochelatase — translation MSQHDNELKCAVVLVNLGTPDEATPNAVAKFLGRFLSDKRVVNLPKLLWLPLLYCVILPLRSRRVAKLYQQIWLKNGSPLKVISEQIRNKVSAKLRDKYEVHLAMTYSSPDIKEVVNQVLDGGHQKVLLLPMYPQYSVSTTAPVFDAYAKALKNTYNLPELRMVKDYYAEPAYIQALANSIKQHWELTARGEVLLFSFHGIPERYARNGDPYPQQCEDTAAKVAAVLGLKQNQWRLCYQSRFGKDPWVKPYTDQLLHQLAEQGVKSVDVISPAFSADCLETIEEVSCELRDEFLEAGGEQYHYISALNDNPEQVELYCQLIEKHTQGW, via the coding sequence ATGTCACAACATGACAACGAGTTAAAATGTGCCGTAGTATTGGTGAACCTAGGAACACCAGATGAAGCGACACCTAACGCCGTAGCGAAGTTTCTGGGGCGTTTTTTATCAGATAAGCGAGTGGTAAACCTGCCTAAGTTATTATGGTTACCACTGTTATATTGCGTTATTTTGCCCTTGCGCTCACGACGTGTTGCCAAGCTTTACCAACAAATTTGGCTAAAGAATGGCTCGCCCCTTAAAGTTATTAGCGAACAAATTCGCAATAAAGTGTCAGCCAAACTTCGCGATAAGTACGAAGTACATTTAGCCATGACTTATAGCTCACCAGATATTAAAGAGGTGGTTAATCAGGTGCTAGATGGGGGGCATCAAAAAGTACTGTTATTGCCGATGTATCCTCAGTATTCGGTATCAACTACTGCTCCGGTTTTTGATGCTTATGCCAAAGCACTTAAAAATACTTACAACTTGCCTGAATTACGCATGGTTAAAGATTACTATGCCGAGCCAGCTTATATTCAAGCTTTAGCAAATTCGATTAAACAGCACTGGGAGTTAACCGCCCGTGGCGAAGTGTTGTTGTTTTCTTTTCATGGTATCCCAGAGCGTTACGCGCGAAATGGCGACCCTTACCCGCAGCAGTGTGAAGATACTGCAGCTAAAGTGGCCGCAGTATTAGGGCTTAAGCAAAATCAGTGGCGCTTATGTTATCAGTCGCGCTTTGGTAAAGATCCATGGGTTAAACCCTATACCGACCAGTTACTGCACCAACTTGCAGAGCAGGGCGTTAAATCGGTAGATGTAATTTCTCCGGCTTTTTCAGCAGATTGCTTAGAGACAATTGAAGAAGTGTCTTGTGAATTGCGAGATGAGTTCTTAGAAGCGGGCGGGGAGCAGTATCATTACATTTCAGCGTTAAATGATAATCCCGAACAAGTTGAGTTGTATTGTCAGTTAATTGAAAAACATACCCAAGGCTGGTAG
- a CDS encoding DUF2750 domain-containing protein, producing MSDANNIAKADSHSRMQYLIKESKAQNQLWILIDDDGCVMLNSEDEDCVPVWPSKEFADAWATGDWLHCKAEAISLNKWRSRWTEGLTGDELYVAVFPNEQEEGLILSPYEFEDALGKGR from the coding sequence ATGTCTGACGCAAATAACATTGCTAAAGCCGATAGCCATTCACGCATGCAATACCTAATTAAAGAAAGCAAAGCTCAAAATCAATTGTGGATCTTAATCGACGATGATGGCTGCGTAATGCTTAACTCTGAAGATGAGGACTGCGTACCCGTGTGGCCAAGTAAAGAGTTTGCCGACGCTTGGGCGACTGGAGATTGGCTGCACTGTAAAGCCGAAGCAATATCGCTAAACAAATGGCGTAGCCGCTGGACCGAAGGCCTGACCGGTGACGAACTGTATGTTGCGGTTTTTCCTAACGAGCAAGAAGAAGGCTTAATTTTGTCGCCTTACGAGTTTGAAGACGCCTTAGGTAAAGGCCGTTAA
- a CDS encoding ABC-F family ATPase, which translates to MLTSSNITMQFGAKPLFENVSVKFGEGNRYGLIGANGCGKSTFMKILGGDLEPSAGNVSKDPNERIGKLKQDQFAYEDKAVIDTVIMGYEELWAVKSERDAIYANPEMSEEDGIRAAELEAEFAEMDGYTAEARAGELLLGVGIPIEQHYGPMSEVAPGWKLRVLLAQVLFGDPDIMLLDEPTNNLDINTIRWLEGVLNERNCTMIIISHDRHFLNSVCTHMADLDYGELRTFPGSYDEYMTAATQAREQMLSDNAKKKAQIAELKTFVSRFSANASKSKQATSRAKQIDKIQLAEVKPSSRQNPYIRFEEEKKLHRLALQIEGLEKSYEETLFKDLDLMVEVGERIAVIGPNGIGKTTFLKCLVGDTDFGGSIKWSENAQLGYYAQDHAADFEEDKNLIDWMWQWGKEGDDEQVIRGTLGRLLFSQQDINKSVKVISGGEQGRMLFGKMILQKPNIMVMDEPTNHLDMESIESLNLALENYPGTLVFVSHDREFVSSLATRIIEMTPQGIVDFHGTYEEYLKSQGLNA; encoded by the coding sequence TTGCTTACTTCTTCTAATATCACCATGCAATTTGGCGCAAAGCCATTGTTCGAAAATGTCTCAGTTAAATTTGGCGAAGGTAACCGTTATGGTCTAATCGGCGCTAATGGCTGTGGTAAATCTACCTTTATGAAAATATTGGGTGGCGATTTAGAGCCAAGTGCCGGCAATGTATCTAAAGATCCAAACGAGCGCATTGGTAAGTTAAAACAGGACCAATTTGCTTACGAAGATAAAGCGGTTATCGATACTGTTATAATGGGTTACGAAGAACTGTGGGCAGTTAAATCTGAGCGCGACGCGATTTATGCCAACCCAGAGATGAGTGAAGAAGACGGCATTCGTGCTGCTGAGCTAGAAGCCGAGTTTGCTGAAATGGACGGTTACACCGCTGAAGCTCGCGCTGGTGAGTTACTGCTAGGTGTTGGCATTCCTATCGAGCAACATTACGGCCCAATGAGCGAAGTAGCACCTGGCTGGAAACTGCGTGTATTGCTAGCCCAAGTATTGTTTGGTGACCCTGATATTATGCTTTTAGATGAGCCTACCAACAACTTGGATATTAATACCATTCGTTGGTTAGAAGGGGTGCTAAACGAGCGTAACTGCACCATGATCATCATCTCGCACGACCGCCACTTCTTAAACAGTGTATGTACCCACATGGCCGATTTGGATTACGGTGAGCTGCGTACTTTCCCTGGTTCTTACGACGAATATATGACCGCTGCAACCCAAGCTCGCGAGCAAATGTTGTCGGACAACGCCAAGAAAAAAGCCCAAATTGCCGAGCTTAAAACCTTTGTTAGCCGTTTCTCTGCTAATGCTTCTAAGTCTAAGCAAGCTACTTCTCGTGCTAAGCAAATTGATAAAATTCAATTGGCCGAAGTTAAACCTTCGAGCCGCCAAAACCCTTACATTCGTTTTGAAGAAGAGAAAAAGCTGCACCGCTTAGCCTTACAAATTGAAGGTTTGGAAAAGAGCTACGAAGAAACCCTGTTCAAAGATCTAGACTTAATGGTTGAAGTAGGCGAGCGTATTGCGGTAATTGGCCCTAACGGTATTGGTAAAACTACCTTCCTTAAATGTTTAGTGGGTGATACTGATTTTGGTGGCAGCATTAAATGGTCTGAAAATGCTCAGCTAGGTTACTATGCACAGGATCATGCAGCCGACTTTGAAGAAGATAAAAACCTGATTGACTGGATGTGGCAATGGGGTAAAGAGGGCGACGACGAGCAAGTGATTCGTGGCACCTTAGGCCGCTTATTGTTCTCACAGCAAGACATTAACAAATCCGTTAAGGTAATCTCTGGTGGTGAGCAAGGCCGTATGCTGTTTGGCAAAATGATTTTGCAAAAGCCAAACATTATGGTGATGGACGAGCCAACCAACCACTTGGACATGGAATCTATTGAGTCACTCAACTTAGCCTTAGAAAACTACCCAGGCACCTTGGTGTTTGTAAGCCACGA